Proteins from a single region of Hermetia illucens chromosome 3, iHerIll2.2.curated.20191125, whole genome shotgun sequence:
- the LOC119651469 gene encoding uncharacterized protein LOC119651469 translates to MCTRTLALSFCVVVASLLATSYGEMSASELAQDIYMGCLSELSTSCVKPKALGWISRVADQDTIKITDDLSIVRTGVDKLSENLGRENSDPRLVLVDKLDSFLASHALQVRPPTFLRSNEARSMVPDWLLKGGLAEKMLVPLSGANGSEGRGFVRKVMIPFLLGLKFKVTALVPLALALIALKTWKAMTFALLSLVLSGALVIFKLVKPNIVNYEVVPYPPVEHIIDHHHLGHHVDHLGYHADHHYGHHLDHHLDHHLEHLEHPLDHHLDHHLEHHLDHHLDHHLVDHHVEPHLDHIVDHHHEHIDVEHVEPIHVETITEAAPQGWQPSAWQRQTDAQNMAYGPPQQ, encoded by the exons ATGTGCACGAGAACATTAGCATTGTCTTTCTGTGTGGTGGTTGCTTCTCTCCTTGCGACTAGCTATGGGGAAATGTCCGCTTCGGAACTGGCGCAGGACATCTACATGGGATGCCTAAGTGAGCTGTCAACGAGCTGTGTGAAGCCAAAAGCACTGGGGTGGATTAGTCGGGTTGCAGATCAAGATACTATTAAGATTACCGATGACTTGTCGATCGTAAGGACCGGCGTGGACAAATTGTCGGAAAATCTTGGCCGGGAAAACAGCGACCCGAGGTTGGTGCTCGTAGACAAGCTTGACAGTTTCCTCGCTAGCCATGCACTTCAGGTTAGACCGCCAACATTCCTTCGATCGAACGAAGCCCGATCGATGGTACCTGACTGGTTGTTGAAAGGAGGATTAGCTGAAAAGATGCTTGTTCCATTATCGGGTGCCAATGGATCTGAAG GCAGAGGGTTCGTACGAAAAGTAATGATACCGTTCCTGTTGGGATTGAAATTTAAAGTAACCGCATTGGTACCGCTCGCACTTGCATTAATTGCTCTGAAAACATGGAAGGCTATGACATTTGCTTTACTTTCACTGGTTCTATCAGGAGCGCTTGTTATCTTCAAGCTAGTGAAACCAAAT ATTGTTAATTACGAAGTGGTCCCATATCCACCAGTTGAACATATCATTGATCACCACCATTTAGGCCATCACGTGGATCATTTGGGCTACCATGCTGACCATCACTATGGGCATCATTTGGACCATCACCTTGATCATCATTTAGAGCACTTGGAACATCCCTTGGATCATCATTTGGATCATCACTTGGAACACCACTTGGATCACCACTTGGATCACCACTTAGTTGACCACCATGTTGAACCACATCTTGACCATATTGTGGATCATCACCATGAGCATATTGATGTGGAACATGTAGAGCCAATCCATGTGGAAACTATCACGGAAGCTGCTCCCCAAGGATGGCAGCCTTCAGCATGGCAACGACAAACGGATGCACAAAACATGGCTTATGGTCCACCACAACAGTAG
- the LOC119651680 gene encoding uncharacterized protein LOC119651680 produces MAWMKVALLTLLLGFCAANTINRDTAFKSDSLERMIREVRTNCDSENDPLACMKLKVMQFLDTAVNKDNFKLTEDIEVRSNGPVEEARSQSDFLGFVENYVQSHDVTMKIPVVNSEVTISPRNINSDELDIKFKFLDSEERSVGEGRRRNKMKKIIVPIMVLILLKAMTVIPLALGILGLKAFNALQLGFMSFLVSAALAIFQICKKLALDPHHHAPHVVAPHVHWDARSLAPKEDDSHNLVYNAYV; encoded by the exons ATGGCCTGGATGAAGGTTGCACTCCTTACTCTCCTCTTAGGCTTCTGCGCCGCTAACACAATTAATAGGGATACGGCCTTCAAATCTGACTCCCTGGAGCGGATGATCAGGGAAGTGCGCACAAATTGTGATAGTGAAAATGATCCGCTGGCGTGCATGAAGTTGAAAGTGATGCAGTTCCTGGATACCGCCGTAAACAAGGATAACTTCAAA TTGACCGAAGATATTGAGGTGCGATCGAATGGACCTGTCGAGGAGGCACGCTCCCAAAGCGACTTTTTGGGATTTGTGGAAAACTATGTGCAATCACACGACGTCACAATGAAAATTCCAGTTGTCAACTCAGAAGTCACCATCTCGCCACGAAACATCAACTCCGATGAACTTGACATCAAATTTAAGTTCTTGGATTCCGAGGAACGTAGTGTTGGAGAAGGAA GGCGCAGGAATAAGATGAAGAAGATCATTGTTCCGATCATGGTTTTGATCCTCTTGAAAGCAATGACTGTCATCCCGTTGGCCTTGGGAATTTTGGGCTTGAAGGCCTTCAACGCATTGCAACTTGGTTTCATGTCATTCCTCGTATCGGCggctttggctattttccaaaTTTGTAAAAAG TTGGCTCTGGATCCTCATCATCATGCACCACATGTTGTTGCACCACATGTTCATTGGGACGCCAGGTCCCTAGCCCCTAAGGAGGACGACAGTCATAACTTGGTGTACAATGCTTATGTTTAG